One genomic segment of Leptospira kirschneri serovar Cynopteri str. 3522 CT includes these proteins:
- a CDS encoding LIC10774 family surface protein, whose product MTRFLLLWLSIILLLGGCTNEKEGGESDLALLSGVIDPTNLNISNPNKNDSLSLTIRIPLYVDKVVGNDSWPGSKDAPLRTLTKAIALAGNRHDVHVAPGEYSEQTGEKFPIRIPDGATLIGDELGKGLGFVLFYDKSGNHPVPKPTTIQFHADDLKEIILLGENSTIAGFNLQNPIALRAYGSKVRNNTISQGIGIFPANISNVPSGGHTISGNFIGSKNAPNYNYGVGIFVDTTTYENKIENNVIYRNRYGVVIRPLGKADLGGGSQKSVGNNTISCSLEMDLTFLFDTNRRLYAQNIKLDHNPPTYEASQYFPKGVDIYRPGPYGTIDISGYSLASNPCD is encoded by the coding sequence ATGACACGATTTTTATTGCTATGGCTTAGCATCATTTTACTGTTAGGCGGTTGTACAAACGAAAAAGAAGGTGGAGAATCCGACTTAGCACTTCTATCCGGAGTTATCGACCCAACGAATTTGAATATATCTAATCCAAATAAAAATGATTCTCTGAGTCTAACCATTCGAATACCTCTCTATGTAGATAAGGTTGTCGGAAATGATAGCTGGCCTGGATCTAAGGATGCACCACTTCGAACACTTACCAAAGCGATTGCTTTGGCAGGAAATAGACACGACGTCCATGTTGCACCAGGTGAATACTCTGAACAAACTGGAGAAAAATTTCCAATTCGAATTCCGGATGGAGCCACTCTGATTGGGGATGAATTAGGAAAAGGATTAGGTTTCGTCCTATTTTATGATAAATCAGGAAACCATCCAGTTCCAAAACCGACTACAATTCAATTTCATGCAGATGATCTTAAAGAAATAATCCTACTCGGAGAAAACTCTACCATAGCCGGATTCAATTTACAGAACCCAATCGCTTTGAGAGCATACGGTTCTAAAGTTAGAAACAATACGATCTCTCAAGGAATTGGAATCTTTCCTGCAAATATATCTAACGTGCCATCAGGAGGACATACCATAAGCGGAAATTTTATCGGCTCCAAAAATGCACCTAACTATAACTATGGGGTAGGTATCTTTGTAGATACAACTACTTACGAAAATAAAATAGAAAATAATGTAATTTATCGAAATCGGTACGGAGTTGTGATTCGTCCATTAGGTAAAGCGGATTTAGGTGGAGGTTCTCAAAAAAGCGTTGGAAATAATACTATCTCTTGTAGTTTGGAAATGGACTTAACGTTTCTATTTGATACAAACAGACGGCTTTATGCGCAAAATATCAAATTGGATCACAATCCTCCGACTTATGAAGCCTCACAATATTTCCCAAAAGGAGTTGATATATACAGACCGGGACCTTACGGAACCATAGATATATCTGGATATTCTTTGGCTTCAAATCCTTGCGATTAA
- a CDS encoding family 43 glycosylhydrolase yields the protein MKTSDFKKINWKLYPQNPILKSPRFTPLIADPSLLLNTESPDGKFHLFCHTLFGIHRYESEDGFKWDSGRLLFRHGMRSFIYKENNIFYLLYERYTPFQIIFSWFSFWKWNSHIEIRTSKDLKTWSSPKKILEPSLNWHVHTRYGKSIGNPCIVKIENKYRLYYSASLSLIPDCGFCEPTYIGVAESNEILGPYISLKNPLIFPDTSNRNLASGSIKVLKTENGFVGFENCIYQDTNGRSGSSIYLLNSFDGIEWDFLSQEPILSPSSGWMKSHIYAMDVKFHPIEKKWFLYFNARNDWHRTKGKEKIGLLIGEIESTF from the coding sequence ATGAAAACATCAGACTTCAAAAAGATCAATTGGAAATTATATCCCCAAAACCCAATTCTCAAAAGCCCGCGTTTTACACCTTTAATCGCAGATCCTTCGTTACTTTTAAACACCGAATCTCCGGATGGGAAATTTCATCTTTTTTGTCATACTCTTTTTGGAATACATAGATATGAATCCGAAGATGGGTTTAAGTGGGATTCGGGTAGACTTTTATTCCGACACGGAATGAGATCTTTTATATATAAAGAAAATAATATATTCTATTTATTGTATGAACGCTATACCCCGTTCCAAATCATCTTTTCTTGGTTTTCATTTTGGAAATGGAACTCACATATCGAAATACGCACTTCAAAGGATCTAAAAACCTGGTCCTCCCCAAAAAAGATTTTAGAACCTTCCTTAAATTGGCACGTGCATACACGTTACGGTAAATCGATCGGAAATCCTTGTATCGTGAAAATAGAAAACAAATATAGACTTTATTACAGCGCGTCTCTCAGTTTAATTCCAGATTGTGGATTTTGTGAACCTACTTATATCGGCGTTGCTGAATCGAATGAAATTTTGGGGCCCTACATATCTTTAAAGAACCCTTTAATCTTTCCTGATACTTCCAATCGCAACTTAGCCTCTGGATCCATTAAAGTTTTAAAAACAGAAAATGGTTTTGTAGGCTTTGAAAACTGTATCTATCAAGATACTAACGGTCGTTCCGGTTCTTCGATTTATCTTTTAAATTCTTTCGATGGAATTGAATGGGATTTTCTTTCTCAAGAACCGATCCTTTCTCCTTCAAGCGGTTGGATGAAGAGCCATATTTATGCTATGGATGTTAAGTTTCATCCAATAGAAAAAAAATGGTTTCTATACTTCAATGCTAGAAACGACTGGCACCGGACCAAAGGCAAAGAAAAAATCGGTTTGTTAATCGGAGAAATCGAATCAACATTTTAA
- a CDS encoding DUF4087 domain-containing protein produces MLNKFLILFISISIFPLFSKQDLLETRCGWFHNPSPANITLYDRDGEWILGVQGGYQLKDDWEWPKFKPSEWVSTNIHYGYGCICMDAVVNHKDYTVITIQTLRTKPLKSCKKDPALKKWKSFLQ; encoded by the coding sequence ATGTTAAACAAATTTTTAATCTTATTCATTTCAATCTCCATCTTTCCACTTTTCTCAAAACAAGATTTATTAGAAACACGCTGTGGATGGTTTCACAATCCCTCTCCAGCTAACATTACTTTATACGATCGTGACGGCGAATGGATTCTTGGCGTTCAAGGTGGTTACCAGTTAAAAGATGATTGGGAATGGCCCAAATTTAAACCCTCAGAATGGGTCAGCACAAATATACATTACGGATATGGATGTATTTGTATGGATGCAGTTGTAAATCATAAAGATTATACAGTGATTACAATTCAGACGTTAAGAACAAAACCACTGAAGTCCTGTAAAAAAGATCCTGCATTAAAAAAATGGAAATCCTTTCTTCAATGA